A genome region from Hevea brasiliensis isolate MT/VB/25A 57/8 chromosome 7, ASM3005281v1, whole genome shotgun sequence includes the following:
- the LOC110655531 gene encoding histone-lysine N-methyltransferase ATXR3 isoform X1, whose protein sequence is MGDGGVACMPLQHNSIMERFPIQDNATTLCSGGKTGNSTTTNTTTTTTKNNNNNSNSNGNSTINGFNSKPKKVLKKVIKVKKVVTVKKAMAEKGELGSEKAAKISKEKEAKISWEGAANSSKENEPKICKEADNVSGSFDNKVQSNKEEVEEGELGTLKWPPKAEVENGEFVPQEKSRRNGIEKGEIVGEKWRKGDMERGEVVLGSGRWRKGEFARDKIEKGEFVPDRWHNKDDYCYNKSRGRYDTSRERTPSSGKYSSEDIYRRKEFSRSGSSQHGKISSRWEGGLDRNIRISSRIVDEEGSYKSEYSNGKNHGRRCTSGNRLKRYGTDSESNNRKHYGDYGDYECSKSRRLSVDSTGTAHSEHYSLHSLERFYRNSASSSCSCSRVSSLDKYSSRHHEPTLSSKVVYDRHGRSPGHSERSSCDRVRYFDHGDRSPIHRERSPYARERSPYRRERSPYGRERSPYGHDKSPYDRSRHHDYRRSPTHLERFSQDQYHDRRDRTPNFMEHSPLDQGRPSNLREASRKSGKIEKRNCQFGDKGQEDKHSQRDSGGRDSQLSAKESQDKSGIHDNNRLEEKNVNSESHKEEQSQTPSMNNKESPHVDGLPPEELLSMEEDMDICDTPPHVPVVADSSMGKWFYLDYYGLECGPSKLCDLKTRVDEGFLMSDHLIKHIDSDRWVTIENAVSPLVTVNFPSIVSDTITQLVSSPEAPGNLLADTGDIGQSNIQSGEEVPVNLPQPLVCVSDSSAGSEPLEDHNIDERVGALLGGFTVVPGRELETIGEVLQMTFERAPWDKWEKPEGITWNQACVSEQNGQDNDELSGYLDLKPKDAVEVRLSAISDKDQGSAFVVDCADWFSDQWSCKGGDWKRNDDTNLDRFSRRKLVVNDGFPLCQMPKSGSEDPRWHRKDDLYYPSLSRRLDLPPWAFYCSDERNECGGVGRLTVAKPPIPVIRGVKGTMLPVVRINACVVKDHGSFVSEPRTKVRGKERYPSRSARAYNAANDVKRLTTEGDSLSKTDQDSHDSWKSISSINIPKDRLCTVDDLQLHLGEWYYFDGSGHEQGPSSFSELLVLTDQGAIQKYSSAFRKFDRVWVPITSATETSEATVKIQQENVAVHGGSSATLSKLQSAANNEGNTNSISFHSLHPQFIGYTRGKLHELVMKSYKSREFAAAINDVLDPWISAKQPKKEVDNHIYQKSEIDACAGKRAWLQLDGSDDYHDLYEDLHTIPNKEATFEELCDDATFHRESSACSATEFGSWGLLEGHTLARVFHFLRSDLKSLVFASLTCQHWRSAVSFYKDISRQVNLSQLGPNCTDSIISNIMNGYNKERINSMVLAGCTNITSCLLEDIVRSFPCLSSVDIRGCSQFKELPLKFPDVSWTRTCGSHGIGISENSYSKIRSLKQISEKAPTFCRTKELSSDADDFGDLKEYFNSVTKRDSTNQLFRRSLYKRSKLFDARKSSSILSRDAHMRQWAIKKSESGYRRMEGFLASGLKDIMKENTFEFFVPKVAEIEDRMKNGYYIGHGLRSVKEDISRMCRDAIKAKKRGAGDMNHIIRLFLKLASHLEDSSKFSYERDELMKLWKDDLSAGLGYTPMKCKKKLFMEKKNTNRINGTAYANGSTDYGEYASDQEIRRCLSKLNRKSMDSGSETSDEFGKSSEDEGGDSESTSSDTESDLDVRSEARIGEYRGDGFFMEDEGLDLITDEREWGARMTKASLVPPVTRKYEVIDQYVIVADEEDVQRKMCVSLPDDYAEKLEAQKNGTEELDMELPEVKDYKPRKQLGVEVIEQEVYGIDPYTHNLLLDSMPEELGWPLLEKHLFIENMLLCTLNKQVRNFTGSGNTPMTYHLHPVVEEIEKAAKEDCDVQTIKMCQGILKALDNRPDDNYVAYRKGLGVVCNKEDGFGEDDFVVEFLGEVYPAWKWFEKQDGIRSLQKDNKDPAPEFYNIYLERPKGDADGYDLVVVDAMHKANYASRICHSCRPNCEAKVTAVDGQYQIGIYAVREIQYGEEITFDYNSVTESKEEYEASVCLCGSQVCRGSYLNLTGEGAFQKVLKEQHAILDRHHLILEACELNSVSDEDYLDLGRAGLGSCLLGGLPDWVVAYSARLVRFINLERTKLPDEILRHNLEEKRKYFSDICLEVERSDAEVQAEGVYNQRLQNLAVTLDKVRYVMRSVFGDPKKAPPPLERLSPEETVSFLWKGEESLVEELLQCMSPHVDTDLLNDLKSKIRAHDPLESDNVQRELEKSLLWLRDEIRSLPCTYKCRHDAAADLIHVYAHTRCFFRVQEYKKFTSPPVHIGPLDLGPKYADKLGEGIHEYRKTYCENYCLGQLIYWHIQTNAEPDCSLAKAGRGCLSLPDIGSFYAKIQKPSQQRVYGPKTVKLMLERMEKYPGKPWSKDQIWSFKSCPKVIGSPMLDAVMSKSPVDREMVHWLKHRPALYHAVWDR, encoded by the exons ATGGGGGATGGAGGTGTCGCTTGCATGCCTTTGCAGCATAATAGTATCATGGAAAGGTTTCCAATTCAGGACAATGCGACAACACTTTGCAGTGGAGGCAAAACTGGCAATTCCACTACTACCAACACCACTACTACTACTACCAAAAATAACAACAATAATAGTAATAGCAATGGCAACAGTACTATCAATGGCTTCAACTCAAAGCCCAAAAAAGTATTGAAGAAGGTAATTAAGGTAAAAAAGGTTGTTACAGTGAAGAAAGCAATGGCAGAGAAGGGTGAATTGGGATCAGAGAAAGCAGCAAAAATTAGCAAGGAGAAGGAAGCAAAGATCAGCTGGGAAGGGGCGGCAAATAGTAGCAAGGAGAATGAGCCAAAGATTTGCAAGGAAGCTGACAACGTTTCAGGTTCTTTTGATAACAAGGTGCAGAGTAATAAAGAGGAAGTTGAAGAGGGGGAATTAGGAACTTTGAAGTGGCCACCAAAAGCAGAAGTTGAGAACGGAGAGTTTGTTCCACAAGAGAAATCAAGAAGAAATGGAATCGAGAAGGGAGAGATTGTTGGTGAGAAATGGAGAAAAGGGGATATGGAGAGGGGAGAGGTTGTTTTGGGTTCTGGTAGATGGCGAAAAGGGGAATTTGCCAGAGATAAGATTGAGAAAGGAGAGTTCGTTCCAGATAGATGGCATAATAAAGACGATTACTGTTATAATAAGTCCCGTGGCAGGTATGACACCAGCAGAGAGCGTACCCCATCTTCTGGAAAGTATTCCAGTGAAGACATTTACAGAAGGAAAGAGTTTAGCAGGAGTGGGAGTAGTCAGCATGGTAAAATTTCTTCTAGGTGGGAGGGTGGACTAGATAGGAATATAAGGATCAGTTCAAGGATTGTGGATGAAGAAGGCTCATATAAGAGTGAATACAGCAATGGCAAGAATCATGGAAGACGGTGCACTTCTGGCAACAGGTTGAAGCGATATGGCACAGATTCTGAAAGCAATAATCGCAAACATTATGGGGATTATGGGGACTATGAGTGCTCTAAAAGCAGGAGACTTTCTGTGGATAGTACTGGAACTGCCCACTCAGAGCACTATTCACTTCACTCTTTGGAAAGGTTCTATAGAAACTCTGCATCTTCTTCTTGTTCCTGTTCAAGAGTTTCTTCACTGGACAAATATTCCTCCAGGCATCATGAACCCACTTTGTCTTCCAAAGTAGTTTATGATAGGCATGGACGTAGTCCAGGTCATTCTGAGCGGTCCTCATGTGACAGAGTCCGGTACTTTGATCACGGGGATCGGAGTCCAATCCATCGTGAGAGATCTCCGTATGCACGAGAAAGATCCCCATATCGGCGTGAGAGATCCCCTTATGGACGTGAGAGGTCTCCATATGGACATGATAAATCCCCATATGATCGGAGCCGTCATCATGATTATAGGAGAAGTCCTACTCATTTAGAGAGGTTCTCACAGGACCAGTATCATGATCGCAGGGATCGAACTCCAAATTTTATGGAGCATTCCCCACTTGATCAGGGTAGGCCTAGTAATCTTAGAGAAGCAAGCCGAAAAAGTGGAAAAATTGAGAAGCGGAACTGTCAGTTTGGTGATAAAGGTCAGGAGGACAAGCACAGCCAGAGGGACTCTGGTGGAAGAGATTCACAGTTGTCAGCTAAAGAATCTCAAGATAAAAGTGGAATACATGATAATAATAGATTGGAAGAAAAAAATGTGAATTCTGAGTCTCATAAAGAAGAGCAGTCCCAGACTCCAAGTATGAATAACAAAGAATCTCCTCATGTTGATGGACTTCCTCCTGAAGAGCTACTATCAATGGAAGAAGATATGGATATATGTGACACACCACCTCATGTCCCTGTTGTGGCTGATTCCTCCATGGGAAAATGGTTTTACCTTGACTATTATGGCCTGGAATGTGGGCCTTCAAAGTTATGCGACCTTAAGACGCGTGTGGATGAGGGATTTCTTATGTCGGATCACTTGATTAAGCACATTGATAGTGACAGGTGGGTAACCATTGAAAATGCAGTTTCACCATTGGTGACTGTAAATTTCCCATCTATTGTGTCAGACACTATAACTCAGTTAGTGAGCTCGCCCGAGGCACCTGGTAATCTGTTGGCAGATACTGGAGATATAGGGCAATCCAATATTCAAAGTGGTGAGGAAGTGCCAGTGAATTTGCCACAGCCCCTGGTCTGCGTTAGTGATAGTTCTGCTGGGTCTGAACCTTTGGAAGATCACAACATTGATGAAAGGGTTGGAGCTCTGTTGGGGGGTTTTACTGTTGTTCCTGGCAGAGAACTAGAGACAATTGGAG AAGTTTTGCAAATGACATTTGAGCGTGCACCATGGGATAAATGGGAAAAACCAGAAG GTATCACTTGGAATCAAGCTTGTGTATCAGAACAAAATGGTCAAGATAATGATGAATTATCAGGATACTTGGACTTGAAACCTAAAGATGCTGTTGAAGTGAGATTAAGTGCTATCTCTGACAAAGACCAAGGCTCTGCCTTTGTTGTTGACTGTGCTGATTGGTTTTCTGACCAATGGTCGTGCAAAGGTGGAGATTGGAAGAGGAATGATGACACTAACCTGGATAGATTTTCTAGAAGGAAACTTGTTGTCAATGATGGCTTTCCATTGTGCCAAATGCCAAAATCAGGGTCTGAGGACCCACGTTGGCATAGAAAAGATGATCTGTATTATCCTTCTCTAAGCAGAAGGCTTGACCTGCCTCCTTGGGCTTTCTACTGCTCTGATGAGAGGAATGAATGTGGTGGTGTTGGCAGATTAACTGTTGCTAAGCCTCCTATTCCTGTTATTAGGGGGGTGAAGGGAACTATGCTACCAGTGGTCAGGATAAATGCATGTGTTGTCAAGGACCATGGTTCATTTGTTTCAGAACCTCGCACAAAAGTTCGAGGGAAGGAAAGGTATCCTTCGAGATCTGCTCGGGCATACAATGCTGCTAATGATGTGAAGAGATTGACAACAGAAGGCGATTCTCTTTCCAAAACTGATCAAGACTCTCATGATTCTTGGAAGTCAATTTCATCCATTAACATTCCTAAAGACCGTCTTTGCACGGTGGATGACTTACAGTTGCATTTGGGTGAGTGGTACTACTTTGATGGTTCTGGGCATGAACAAGGGCCGTCATCATTTTCAGAGCTTCTGGTCTTGACAGATCAAGGTGCTATCCAAAAATATAGTAGTGCTTTCAGGAAATTTGACAGAGTGTGGGTTCCAATTACCTCTGCGACAGAGACTTCTGAAGCCACTGTTAAAATTCAACAGGAGAATGTTGCAGTACATGGTGGTTCTTCAGCAACTCTTTCAAAATTGCAGAGTGCTGCCAATAATGAAGGCAACAcaaattccatttcatttcatagccTGCATCCACAGTTCATTGGTTATACCCGTGGGAAGCTACATGAATTGGTAATGAAATCTTACAAGAGCCGGGAGTTTGCTGCTGCCATAAATGATGTTTTGGATCCATGGATCAGTGCTAAACAGCCTAAGAAGGAGGTTGATAACCATATATACCAAAAATCAG AAATTGATGCATGTGCTGGCAAAAGAGCTTGGTTGCAGCTTGATGGAAGTGATGATTACCATGACTTGTATGAAGACTTGCATACCATTCCAAACAAGGAAGCCACTTTTGAAGAATTGTGTGATGATGCTACTTTTCATAGAGAAAGTAGTGCATGCTCAGCTACTGAGTTTGGAAGCTGGGGTTTATTGGAGGGTCATACACTGGCACGAGTCTTTCATTTTCTGAGATCTGACTTGAAATCCCTTGTCTTTGCTTCTTTGACTTGTCAACATTGGAGATCTGCTGTCAGCTTTTACAAGGATATCTCAAGACAAGTTAATCTTTCACAATTAGGTCCTAACTGCACTGACTCGATCATTTCAAATATCATG AATGGTTATAATAAAGAAAGAATAAATTCAATGGTGCTGGCGGGTTGCACAAATATTACTTCATGCTTGCTTGAAGATATTGTTCGTTCTTTCCCTTGTTTATCTTCTGTAGATATCAGAGGTTGCAGCCAGTTCAAGGAGTTGCCTCTTAAATTTCCTGATGTGAGCTGGACAAGGACTTGTGGTTCGCATGGTATTGGAATCTCTGAGAATTCGTATTCTAAAATAAGGAGTCTTAAACAGATCAGTGAGAAAGCTCCTACATTTTGTCGAACAAAGGAACTCAGTAGTGATGCAGATGATTTTGGTGATCTAAAAGAGTATTTTAACAGTGTGACTAAGAGGGACTCGACAAATCAATTATTCCGACGGAGTTTGTATAAACGCTCAAAGTTGTTTGATGCTAGAAAGTCATCATCTATTTTATCTAGGGATGCCCATATGAGGCAATGGGCCATCAAAAAATCTGAAAGTGGCTATAGGAGGATGGAAGGATTTCTTGCTTCAGGTTTGAAGGACATCATGAAGGAGAATACCTTTGAGTTTTTTGTGCCCAAG GTGGCTGAAATTGAGGATCGGATGAAAAATGGTTATTATATTGGGCATGGTTTAAGGTCTGTCAAGGAGGATATCAGTCGAATGTGCAGAGATGCTATTAA AGCAAAGAAGCGTGGTGCTGGAGATATGAATCATATCATTAGATTATTTCTCAAACTTGCCTCACATTTGGAAGATAGTTCTAAGTTTTCTTATGAAAGAGATGAATTAATGAAGTTGTGGAAGGATGATTTGTCTGCAGGGTTAGGCTATACTCCCATGAAGTGTAAGAAGAAGTTATTTATGGAAAAGAAGAACACTAATAGGATTAACGGCACAGCCTATGCAAATGGTAGTACTGATTATGGAGAATATGCATCTGATCAGGAAATCAGAAGGTGCTTATCCAAATTGAACCGAAAGTCCATGGATTCAGGGAGTGAAACTTCCGATGAATTTGGCAAGTCTTCTGAAGATGAGGGTGGTGATAGTGAAAGTACTTCCTCAGATACAGAAAGTGACTTGGATGTCCGATCAGAAGCTCGAATTGGGGAGTACAGAGGGGATGGATTCTTTATGGAAGATGAGGGTTTAGATTTGATAACAGACGAGCGTGAATGGGGTGCTCGGATGACAAAAGCGAGTCTTGTTCCTCCTGTCACTAGGAAATATGAAGTTATCGATCAATATGTTATTGTAGCAGATGAGGAGGATGTTCAAAGGAAAATGTGTGTTTCTTTGCCAGATGATTATGCTGAGAAGCTTGAGGCACAGAAAAATGGCACTGAAGAATTGGATATGGAGCTTCCTGAAGTCAAGGACTATAAACCTAGAAAACAGCTTGGAGTTGAAGTTATAGAACAAGAAGTTTATGGAATTGATCCCTATACCCATAATCTTTTACTTGATTCGATGCCTGAAGAATTAGGTTGGCCTTTGTTAGAGAAACATTTGTTTATTGAAAATATGCTCCTCTGTACTCTGAATAAGCAAGTCAGGAACTTCACTGGCTCTGGGAACACTCCTATGACGTATCATTTGCACCCGGTtgtagaagaaattgaaaaagCTGCTAAGGAGGACTGCGATGTGCAAACAATAAAAATGTGCCAGGGCATCCTCAAGGCCTTAGATAATCGTCCTGATGATAATTATGTTGCTTACAGGAAG GGACTTGGTGTTGTTTGCAACAAAGAAGATGGTTTTGGAGAAGATGATTTTGTCGTGGAGTTTTTGGGAGAG GTTTATCCTGCTTGGAAATGGTTTGAGAAGCAAGATGGCATACGATCTTTACAGAAAGATAACAAAGATCCCGCTCCGGAATTTTACAACATTTATCTTGAGAGGCCCAAG GGTGATGCTGATGGTTATGATTTGGTGGTTGTTGATGCCATGCATAAGGCAAACTATGCAAGTCGAATTTGTCACTCATGCAGACCTAATTGTGAAGCGAA AGTTACTGCTGTAGATGGTCAATACCAAATTGGAATCTACGCTGTCCGAGAAATTCAATATGGCGAGGAGATCACATTTGATTACAATTCTGTGACAGAG AGTAAGGAAGAATATGAAGCATCTGTCTGTCTATGTGGTAGCCAAGTTTGTCGGGGCAGCTACTTAAATCTGACAGGTGAAGGGGCTTTCCAGAAG GTGTTGAAGGAGCAGCATGCCATATTGGATCGACATCATTTGATTCTTGAAGCTTGTGAACTAAATTCTGTATCTGACGAAGATTATCTTGACTTGGGGAGGGCTGGTTTAGGCAGTTGTTTGCTTGGCGGGTTGCCAGATTGGGTGGTTGCATATTCTGCTCGTCTG GTGAGGTTCATAAATCTGGAGAGAACAAAGCTTCCTGACGAAATTCTAAGGCATAATTTGGAAGAAAAAAGGAAATATTTCTCAGATATTTGTCTTGAGGTTGAAAGAAGTGATGCCGAGGTTCAG GCTGAAGGTGTATACAACCAGAGGCTTCAAAATTTAGCAGTAACTCTTGACAAG GTGAGGTACGTGATGAGATCCGTATTTGGTGACCCAAAGAAAGCTCCACCTCCATTAGAGAGGCTAAGTCCTGAGGAAACTGTCTCCTTCCTCTGGAAAGGAGAAGAATCACTTGTTGAGGAGCTTCTTCAGTGCATGTCTCCTCATGTGGACACTGATCTGCTTAATGATCTCAAGTCCAAGATCCGTGCACATGATCCGTTGGAATCTGATAACGTTCAGAGAGAACTTGAGAAATCATTATTATG GTTGAGGGATGAAATCCGGAGCCTTCCATGTACATACAAGTGCCGGCATGATGCTGCAGCTGACTTAATCCATGTATATGCTCATACAAGATGCTTCTTTAGAGTTCAG GAGTACAAAAAATTTACTTCTCCTCCAGTTCACATTGGTCCGCTTGACTTGGGTCCCAAGTATGCTGATAAGTTGGGAGAAGGTATCCATGAATATCGAAAGACATATTGTGAAAATTATTGTTTGGGACAGTTAATCTATTGGCATATACAGACTAATGCTGAACCAGATTGTAGCCTGGCTAAGGCAGGTAGGGGCTGCTTGTCTTTACCTGACATTGGTTCCTTCTATGCCAAGATTCAGAAGCCATCACAGCAGCGCGTTTATGGTCCAAAGACTGTGAAGCTTATGCTGGAAAGGATG GAAAAGTACCCTGGGAAGCCCTGGTCCAAGGATCAAATATGGTCATTCAAGAGTTGTCCAAAAGTAATTGGAAGCCCAATGCTAGATGCAGTAATGAGCAAATCTCCCGTAGACAGGGAGATGGTGCACTGGTTGAAGCATAGACCGGCACTATACCATGCCGTGTGGGATAGGTGA